The proteins below are encoded in one region of Streptomyces ficellus:
- a CDS encoding TetR/AcrR family transcriptional regulator, translating to MAETRAPDSTRRSERSRRAIYDAALALVGEVGYAKTTIEGIAARAGVGKQTIYRWWPSKAAVLLEAYVDLGAQANEAAGGDADSGIPDTGDLEADLKLVLRATVDEMNDPKYEAPTRALAAEGVVDPELGARFVEELLEPQLQLYVTRLTAAREAGQVRPEVDLRVALELFVGPLTHRWLLRTQPLTHAYADKLVEYALHGLAPR from the coding sequence ATGGCTGAGACCAGGGCACCCGACTCCACGCGCCGCAGCGAACGCTCCCGCCGTGCGATCTACGACGCGGCCCTCGCCCTCGTCGGCGAGGTCGGCTACGCCAAGACCACCATCGAGGGCATCGCCGCCCGGGCCGGGGTCGGCAAGCAGACCATCTACCGCTGGTGGCCGTCCAAGGCGGCCGTCCTCCTGGAGGCCTACGTCGACCTCGGCGCCCAGGCCAACGAGGCGGCCGGCGGCGACGCGGACAGCGGGATCCCGGACACCGGCGACCTCGAGGCCGACCTCAAGCTCGTGCTGCGCGCCACGGTCGACGAGATGAACGACCCCAAGTACGAGGCCCCCACCCGCGCCCTCGCCGCCGAGGGCGTGGTGGACCCCGAGCTGGGCGCCCGGTTCGTCGAGGAGCTGCTGGAGCCGCAGCTCCAGTTGTACGTCACACGACTGACCGCCGCCCGCGAGGCCGGCCAGGTGCGCCCGGAGGTCGACCTGCGCGTCGCCCTGGAGCTCTTCGTCGGCCCGCTGACCCACCGCTGGCTGCTGCGCACCCAGCCGCTGACCCACGCGTACGCGGACAAACTCGTCGAATACGCCCTGCACGGCCTTGCCCCGCGCTGA
- a CDS encoding bifunctional DNA primase/polymerase codes for MGDGIGRYRGTENKLAQWLRRRPKKTADEAPGREDLLRATAAAGLPLAPAAYPVGYRCSCERIGCPTPARHPVSFAWQTQSTTDRAQIERWAEGQPQANFITATGMVHDVLDVPLEAGRAALERLLREGVDVGPVAESGDGRMLFFTATRGTPEDEDEWWPCELDCHPETMDEHPGLRWHCRGSYVLVPPARLPGDLGVDWVRGPEHPLPDPLTLLEALTDACARHADQYDGHDDHHSVAWPLSR; via the coding sequence ATGGGCGACGGTATCGGCCGCTACCGCGGCACGGAGAACAAACTCGCGCAGTGGCTGCGCCGGCGCCCGAAGAAGACCGCCGACGAGGCCCCGGGCCGCGAGGATCTGCTCCGGGCCACCGCCGCCGCAGGCCTGCCGCTCGCCCCCGCCGCGTATCCCGTCGGGTATCGCTGTTCGTGCGAGCGCATCGGCTGTCCCACCCCGGCCCGCCACCCCGTCTCCTTCGCCTGGCAGACCCAGTCCACCACCGATCGCGCGCAGATCGAGCGGTGGGCCGAGGGCCAGCCGCAGGCCAACTTCATCACCGCGACCGGCATGGTCCACGACGTCCTCGACGTTCCGCTGGAGGCCGGTCGCGCCGCGTTGGAGCGGCTGCTCCGCGAGGGCGTCGACGTGGGCCCGGTGGCCGAGTCGGGGGACGGCCGGATGCTGTTCTTCACGGCGACCCGCGGCACCCCCGAGGACGAGGACGAGTGGTGGCCCTGCGAGCTGGACTGCCACCCCGAGACGATGGACGAGCACCCGGGCCTGCGCTGGCACTGCCGGGGCTCCTACGTCCTCGTACCGCCCGCCCGCCTGCCCGGTGACCTCGGCGTCGACTGGGTCCGCGGCCCGGAGCACCCGCTGCCGGACCCGCTGACCCTGCTGGAGGCGCTCACCGACGCGTGCGCCCGCCACGCCGACCAGTACGACGGGCACGACGACCACCACTCGGTGGCCTGGCCGCTCAGCCGGTAG
- a CDS encoding PhzF family phenazine biosynthesis protein, whose product MNTAYDVLAVFCGGDGRHGNLLGVVRDGRAHPDEASRQAFAKHLGFSETVFVDDPERGVVDIYTPGVRLPFAGHPLVGTAWLLDLEVLNPPAGEVWARDDGEFTWITARPEWAPDRTLRAYASAAEVDALDVPEPGDWVYAWAWEDEAAGRIRARAFPGRGDGIDEDEATGAAALLLTARLGRALNITQGRGSQLLTAPGPDGTIELGGRVREIRR is encoded by the coding sequence GTGAACACTGCATATGACGTGCTCGCGGTCTTCTGCGGAGGCGACGGCCGCCACGGCAACCTCCTCGGTGTCGTACGCGACGGGCGGGCCCACCCCGACGAGGCGTCCCGGCAGGCGTTCGCCAAACACCTGGGTTTCAGCGAGACGGTGTTCGTCGACGACCCCGAGCGCGGGGTCGTCGACATCTACACGCCGGGCGTGCGCCTCCCGTTCGCCGGGCACCCGCTCGTGGGCACCGCCTGGCTGCTCGACCTGGAGGTCCTCAACCCGCCGGCCGGCGAGGTGTGGGCGCGCGACGACGGCGAGTTCACCTGGATCACCGCCCGCCCCGAATGGGCACCGGACCGTACGCTGCGCGCGTACGCGTCGGCCGCCGAGGTCGACGCGCTGGACGTACCCGAGCCCGGGGACTGGGTCTACGCGTGGGCGTGGGAGGACGAGGCGGCCGGCCGGATCAGGGCCCGGGCGTTCCCGGGGCGGGGCGACGGCATCGACGAGGACGAGGCGACGGGCGCCGCGGCCCTGCTGCTCACCGCCCGGCTCGGCAGGGCGCTGAACATCACGCAGGGCCGGGGGTCGCAGTTGCTGACCGCCCCCGGCCCCGACGGCACGATCGAACTCGGCGGCCGCGTCCGCGAGATCAGGCGCTGA
- a CDS encoding heme oxygenase (biliverdin-producing) has protein sequence MDASGTVTPFSTLIRTASHQQHTEAENSSFMSDLLGGRLGVDAYARYTEQLWFVYRALEGAADGLRDDPVAGPFVQPELFRTAELERDLTHLRGPGWRAAAAPLPATAAYAARVEECARTWPAGYVAHHYTRYLGDLSGGQIIRDKAERTWGFSRKGDGVRFYVFEQIPNPAAFKRGYRELLDRVNADDLEKQRIVDECKRAFDFNGAVFRELGAEFPLSA, from the coding sequence TTGGACGCAAGCGGCACGGTCACCCCGTTCTCGACGCTCATCCGCACCGCGTCGCACCAGCAGCACACGGAGGCGGAGAACTCCTCCTTCATGAGCGACCTGCTGGGCGGACGGCTCGGCGTGGACGCCTACGCCCGCTACACCGAGCAGCTGTGGTTCGTGTACCGGGCGCTGGAGGGCGCCGCCGACGGGCTGCGGGACGACCCGGTCGCCGGGCCGTTCGTCCAGCCCGAGCTGTTCCGCACCGCCGAGCTGGAGCGGGACCTGACGCACCTGCGCGGGCCGGGGTGGCGCGCCGCGGCCGCCCCGCTGCCCGCTACCGCCGCGTACGCGGCCCGCGTCGAGGAGTGCGCCCGCACCTGGCCCGCCGGGTACGTGGCGCACCACTACACGCGCTACCTGGGCGACCTGTCCGGCGGCCAGATCATCCGCGACAAGGCGGAGCGGACCTGGGGCTTCTCCCGCAAGGGCGACGGCGTCCGGTTCTACGTCTTCGAACAGATCCCCAACCCCGCCGCCTTCAAGCGGGGTTACCGCGAGCTGCTGGACCGGGTGAACGCCGACGACCTGGAGAAGCAGCGGATCGTCGACGAGTGCAAGCGCGCCTTCGACTTCAACGGCGCGGTGTTCCGCGAGCTGGGCGCCGAGTTCCCGCTCAGCGCGTGA
- the map gene encoding type I methionyl aminopeptidase, with amino-acid sequence MSGQSLLVPGELSPTRSVPGSIRRPEYVGKPAPTPYTGPEVQDADTVERMRVAGRIAARAMEEAAKHIAPGVTTDELDRVAHEYMCDHGAYPSTLGYRGFPKSLCASVNEVICHGIPDSTVLRDGDIVNLDVTAYIGGVHGDNNATYLCGDVDEESRLLVERTRESLNRAIKAVRPGRQINVIGRVIESYAKRFGYGVVRDFTGHGINSSFHSGLIVPHYDSPHATTVIQPGMTFTIEPMLTLGTHEYDMWDDGWTVVTKDRKRTAQFEHTLVVTETGAEILTLP; translated from the coding sequence ATGTCTGGCCAGTCGCTGCTCGTACCAGGGGAGCTCTCCCCCACCCGTTCCGTTCCCGGATCCATCCGCCGCCCCGAGTACGTGGGCAAGCCCGCCCCGACGCCGTACACCGGCCCCGAGGTGCAGGACGCCGACACCGTCGAGCGGATGCGCGTCGCGGGCCGCATCGCCGCCCGTGCGATGGAGGAGGCCGCCAAGCACATCGCGCCCGGCGTGACCACGGACGAGCTGGACCGGGTCGCGCACGAGTACATGTGCGACCACGGCGCCTACCCGTCGACGCTGGGCTACCGGGGCTTCCCGAAGTCCCTGTGCGCCTCGGTGAACGAGGTCATCTGCCACGGCATCCCGGACTCCACCGTCCTGCGCGACGGCGACATCGTGAACCTCGACGTCACGGCGTACATCGGCGGCGTCCACGGCGACAACAACGCCACCTACCTGTGCGGCGACGTCGACGAGGAGTCGCGGCTGCTCGTCGAGCGGACCCGCGAGTCACTGAACCGCGCGATCAAGGCGGTCAGGCCCGGCCGCCAGATCAACGTCATCGGCCGCGTCATCGAGTCGTACGCCAAGCGCTTCGGCTACGGGGTGGTGCGGGACTTCACCGGCCACGGCATCAACTCGTCCTTCCACTCCGGCCTGATCGTCCCGCACTACGACTCCCCGCACGCCACCACGGTCATCCAGCCCGGCATGACGTTCACCATCGAGCCGATGCTGACGCTCGGCACGCACGAGTACGACATGTGGGACGACGGCTGGACGGTGGTGACGAAGGACCGCAAGCGGACCGCGCAGTTCGAGCACACGCTCGTGGTGACGGAGACGGGCGCCGAGATCCTCACGTTGCCCTGA
- a CDS encoding MFS transporter, which produces MTPKISALLPDLSPWRSSRDFRLLWVQGLIAYFGSFAAMVALPLQIKDLTDSPLAVGAMGAVELVPLVVCGLYGGALADAVDRRKIILVTEAALGLLAVVLLVNAMLPVPLLWPLYVVAAGVSALAGLQRPALDSLMARIVPHDQLTAAAALNSLRWQLGAIAGPALAGLVVAYAGHGTAYGTTVVCFAVSVLLCLRLSPAPAAHDAERPSLRAIAEGARYAWSRPVLLGTYAVDLAAMFFAFPHTIFPFLAEDLGAEWSLGLMYAAGSVGSVVLSLTSGWTSKVRRHGLLVVFGAAGWGLAVAAAGWFSNVWLVLVCLAFAGAGDMLSGLGRSTIWNQTIPDELRGRLAGIEVLSYSVGPQLGQVRAGAMAGWTGTRPAFWTGGLACLASVGLLAAVLPKLVTYDAETDEDARRRRAARSAGTDAEAEAEAAPEPSRP; this is translated from the coding sequence GTGACACCCAAGATCTCCGCACTGCTGCCCGACCTGTCCCCCTGGCGTTCGTCCCGCGACTTCCGCCTGCTGTGGGTGCAGGGGCTGATCGCGTACTTCGGCAGCTTCGCGGCGATGGTCGCCCTGCCGTTGCAGATCAAGGACCTCACGGACTCGCCGCTCGCGGTCGGCGCGATGGGCGCCGTGGAGCTGGTGCCGCTGGTGGTGTGCGGCCTGTACGGGGGCGCGCTGGCCGACGCGGTCGACCGGCGGAAGATCATCCTGGTCACCGAGGCGGCGCTCGGCCTGCTGGCCGTGGTGCTGCTGGTGAACGCGATGCTGCCGGTGCCGCTGCTGTGGCCGCTGTACGTGGTCGCCGCGGGCGTCTCGGCGCTGGCGGGGCTCCAGCGCCCGGCGCTGGACTCGCTGATGGCCCGCATCGTGCCGCACGACCAGCTCACCGCGGCCGCCGCGCTGAACTCGCTGCGCTGGCAGCTCGGCGCGATCGCGGGCCCGGCGCTGGCGGGTCTGGTCGTGGCGTACGCCGGCCACGGGACGGCGTACGGCACGACGGTGGTCTGCTTCGCCGTGTCCGTGCTGCTGTGCCTGCGCCTGTCCCCCGCCCCGGCCGCGCACGACGCGGAGCGGCCGTCGCTGCGGGCCATAGCGGAGGGCGCGCGCTACGCCTGGTCGCGGCCGGTGCTGCTTGGTACGTACGCGGTCGACCTGGCCGCGATGTTCTTCGCCTTCCCGCACACGATCTTCCCGTTCCTGGCGGAGGACCTGGGCGCGGAGTGGTCACTGGGGCTGATGTACGCGGCGGGCTCGGTCGGGTCGGTGGTGCTGAGCCTCACCAGCGGGTGGACGTCGAAGGTGCGGCGGCACGGGCTGCTGGTGGTGTTCGGCGCGGCGGGCTGGGGGCTGGCGGTGGCCGCGGCGGGCTGGTTCTCGAACGTGTGGCTGGTGCTGGTGTGCCTGGCCTTCGCGGGCGCGGGCGACATGCTGAGCGGCCTGGGCCGGTCCACGATCTGGAACCAGACCATCCCGGACGAGCTGCGCGGCCGCCTCGCGGGCATCGAGGTCCTCTCGTACAGCGTGGGCCCGCAGCTGGGCCAGGTGCGGGCGGGCGCGATGGCGGGCTGGACCGGCACGCGCCCGGCGTTCTGGACCGGCGGCCTCGCCTGCCTCGCCTCGGTGGGCCTGCTGGCGGCGGTGCTCCCGAAGCTGGTGACGTACGACGCGGAGACGGACGAGGACGCCCGGCGCCGCCGCGCCGCACGATCCGCCGGGACGGACGCGGAGGCGGAGGCGGAGGCGGCGCCGGAGCCGTCCCGGCCCTGA
- the npdG gene encoding NADPH-dependent F420 reductase, with amino-acid sequence MTTDPYDLPDVSGLVVGVLGGTGDQGRGLAYRLARAGQKVIIGSRAAERAEAAAAELGLGVEGADNAECARRSDIVIVAVPWDGHAATLTALREDLAGKLVVDCVNPLGFDKKGAYALKPEEGSAAEQAAALLPDSRVTAAFHHLSAVLLQDETVEEIDTDVMVLGEKRADTDLVQALAARIPGMRGVFAGRLRNAHQVEALVANLISVNRRYKAHAGLRVTDI; translated from the coding sequence ATGACTACTGATCCGTACGACCTCCCCGACGTCTCCGGGCTCGTCGTCGGCGTCCTCGGGGGCACCGGCGACCAGGGCCGCGGCCTCGCCTACCGCCTCGCCCGCGCCGGCCAGAAGGTGATCATCGGCTCGCGGGCCGCCGAGCGCGCCGAGGCCGCGGCCGCCGAGCTGGGCCTGGGCGTCGAGGGCGCCGACAACGCCGAGTGCGCGCGTCGCAGCGACATCGTGATCGTCGCCGTGCCGTGGGACGGGCACGCCGCGACGCTGACCGCGCTGCGCGAGGACCTGGCCGGCAAGCTCGTCGTCGACTGCGTCAACCCCCTCGGCTTCGACAAGAAGGGCGCCTACGCCCTCAAGCCCGAGGAGGGCAGCGCCGCCGAGCAGGCCGCCGCCCTGCTGCCCGACTCGCGCGTCACCGCCGCCTTCCACCACCTGTCCGCCGTCCTCCTCCAGGACGAGACGGTCGAGGAGATCGACACGGACGTGATGGTGCTGGGCGAGAAGCGCGCCGACACCGACCTGGTGCAGGCCCTCGCCGCCCGCATCCCCGGCATGCGGGGCGTCTTCGCGGGCCGGCTGCGGAACGCCCACCAGGTGGAGGCACTGGTCGCGAACCTCATCTCGGTCAACCGCCGCTACAAGGCCCACGCCGGCCTGCGGGTCACCGACATCTGA
- a CDS encoding site-2 protease family protein codes for MATATSRTGDRRISPVFLGIAAVMAVTGWAVWTGFSANPGLAVFLFVTSGWVVSLCLHEYAHARTALHGGDLTIGAKGYLTLNPLKYTHALLSIVLPVVFVIMGGIGLPGGAVFIERDRIRGRWKHSLISAAGPLTNVLFALVCTAPFWLDALDGVPYAFRFALAFLALLQVTAAILNFLPVPGLDGYGVVEPWLSYKVRRQVEPFAPFGLLAVFALLFVPEINHAFFGLVDTALQALGVQDAETYCGQDLYRFWQEQNELCQEVVSR; via the coding sequence ATGGCCACCGCCACCTCCCGCACCGGCGACCGGAGGATCAGTCCCGTCTTCCTCGGGATCGCCGCCGTCATGGCGGTCACCGGATGGGCGGTGTGGACGGGCTTCTCGGCCAACCCGGGGCTCGCGGTGTTCCTCTTCGTGACGTCCGGGTGGGTCGTCTCGCTCTGCCTGCACGAGTACGCGCACGCCCGCACGGCGCTGCACGGCGGCGACCTCACCATCGGGGCGAAGGGCTATCTGACCCTCAACCCGCTGAAGTACACGCACGCGCTGCTGAGCATCGTGCTGCCGGTGGTGTTCGTGATCATGGGCGGCATCGGCCTGCCGGGCGGCGCGGTCTTCATCGAGCGCGACCGCATCCGGGGGCGGTGGAAGCACAGCCTGATCTCGGCGGCGGGTCCGCTGACGAACGTCCTGTTCGCCCTCGTGTGCACGGCCCCGTTCTGGCTGGACGCGCTGGACGGCGTGCCGTACGCCTTCCGCTTCGCGCTGGCGTTCCTGGCGTTGTTGCAGGTCACGGCGGCGATCCTGAACTTCCTGCCGGTGCCGGGGCTGGACGGCTACGGCGTGGTCGAGCCGTGGCTGTCGTACAAGGTGCGCCGCCAGGTGGAGCCCTTCGCGCCCTTCGGGCTGCTCGCGGTGTTCGCGCTGCTGTTCGTCCCGGAGATCAACCACGCCTTCTTCGGGCTGGTCGACACGGCGCTCCAGGCGCTGGGCGTCCAGGACGCCGAGACGTACTGCGGACAGGACCTGTACCGCTTCTGGCAGGAGCAGAACGAGCTGTGCCAGGAGGTCGTCAGCCGGTGA
- a CDS encoding AfsR/SARP family transcriptional regulator: MRISVLGPTQVHRADGSAVPVGGARLRALLTVLALRAGRTVPAGLLIDEVWNGAPPADAPGALQALVARLRRALGPDAVVSAAGGYRLGAGPDDVDLHRFERLAAEGVRALEAGDPGGAVTALDTALALWRGGESRGAALADLPDRTAEAPRWEARRREARRARLAALLALGRPGETLPELAALCGEFPLDEPLQALRIRALRAVGRPAEALAAYEAVRQDLAARLGTAPGAELRALHTELLHPAEAAESGPSGALGAGAPTAGASGYGNPGAGTPGAGAPGTPGGAAPGDGEAEGGEAERPGAGRGVAAGRGARAGNLRARLTSFVGREEDIGAVLGDLERARLVTLLGPGGAGKTRLSQEAAERGAGAWPDGVWLAELAPVDDPDAVPDAVLTALGARQTVLRGAGAEGLRVAERHGDADDPLVRLAEHCAPRRMLLLLDNCEHVVAAAAALAERLLEQCPGLTVLATSREPLGVPGETVRPVDPLPDPMALRLFAERGAAARPGFDVGDDPDACAEICRRLDGLPLAIELAAARLRMLAPRGIAGRLDDRFRLLSNGSRTVLPRQQTLRAVVDWSWDLLDAPERAVLRRLSVFSGGCDLDAAEAVCGGPDAPEVLELLASLVDKSLVVAEPAAGGDMRYRLLETVAEYAAERLDEAGDRAAAEHRHLVHYRELARTTDPMLRGPRQPAALARFERDYENLRTALRRAVAARDEHEALCLVLSLAWYWVMRDLRADALHWAEAAAALGPDPFAPPVAPAPPLVDRCTDTPPPMSDEQLQEARRGVRLVQLAGMDHQTARWTTPEGLDAARRIRSAYHPGLPQTCRVPGTLWWFAVLLTGNADELRHLLDATVETCRAFGMRWELGMALQMRANVLANRADWAGDAGSDADESLEIFRELGDSWGTAEALSARGEARERRGEYEGAAEDFQAAMEHAERLGAQAQTALLRVRYAETLNETGRGTEGERILRAVLAEGRAAGHEAVSAARLFLALRLGRTGRVGEARAQLDLLAEEFHPAALSLFLGFTFGIRAWLDILDGDHRQAVDGAVRALAHAREPLSTMIAPHMPAIHLVTAARALAGLGGPAAHTAALLLGAQDAALPDAYHRTPLERESLAAAGAAARAVLGDAAFDAAYAEGGGLTVEEAAALLDARASSHR; the protein is encoded by the coding sequence GTGCGCATCTCCGTACTCGGTCCCACACAGGTCCACCGCGCGGACGGCTCCGCCGTACCGGTCGGCGGCGCACGGCTGCGCGCGCTGCTGACGGTACTGGCGCTGCGGGCCGGGCGGACCGTGCCGGCCGGGCTGCTGATCGACGAGGTGTGGAACGGTGCCCCGCCCGCCGACGCCCCCGGCGCGCTCCAGGCCCTGGTGGCCCGGCTGCGGCGGGCCCTCGGGCCGGACGCGGTGGTCTCGGCGGCGGGCGGTTACCGGCTCGGCGCCGGGCCCGACGACGTCGACCTGCACCGCTTCGAGCGGCTGGCGGCCGAGGGCGTGCGCGCGCTGGAGGCGGGCGACCCGGGCGGGGCGGTGACCGCGCTGGACACCGCGCTCGCCCTGTGGCGGGGCGGTGAGTCCCGGGGCGCCGCCCTCGCCGACCTGCCCGACCGGACGGCGGAGGCGCCCCGCTGGGAGGCCCGCCGCCGCGAGGCCCGCCGGGCACGGCTCGCCGCCCTGCTCGCCCTCGGGCGGCCGGGGGAGACCTTGCCCGAACTCGCCGCCCTGTGCGGTGAGTTCCCCCTCGACGAGCCGCTCCAGGCGCTGCGCATCCGCGCCCTGCGCGCCGTGGGCCGCCCCGCGGAGGCGCTGGCGGCGTACGAGGCGGTACGCCAGGACCTGGCCGCCCGCCTCGGCACCGCCCCGGGCGCCGAACTCCGCGCCCTCCACACCGAACTCCTCCACCCGGCGGAGGCAGCCGAGTCCGGCCCGTCCGGCGCCCTTGGGGCTGGCGCCCCTACGGCTGGCGCCTCCGGGTACGGCAACCCTGGGGCTGGCACCCCTGGGGCTGGCGCCCCCGGCACCCCCGGCGGGGCGGCCCCGGGCGACGGGGAAGCAGAGGGCGGGGAAGCCGAACGCCCCGGAGCCGGACGCGGGGTGGCGGCCGGGAGGGGCGCCCGGGCGGGGAACCTGCGGGCGCGGCTGACGAGTTTCGTGGGGCGCGAGGAGGACATCGGGGCCGTCCTCGGCGACCTCGAGCGGGCGCGGCTGGTGACGCTGCTGGGACCCGGCGGCGCCGGCAAGACGCGGCTGTCGCAGGAGGCCGCCGAACGGGGCGCCGGCGCCTGGCCCGACGGCGTGTGGCTGGCCGAACTCGCGCCGGTCGACGACCCCGACGCCGTACCCGACGCCGTGCTCACCGCCCTCGGGGCCCGCCAGACCGTGCTGCGCGGCGCCGGCGCGGAGGGGCTGCGGGTGGCCGAGCGGCACGGCGACGCCGACGACCCCCTCGTACGCCTCGCCGAGCACTGCGCGCCGCGCCGCATGCTGCTCCTGCTCGACAACTGCGAGCACGTCGTGGCCGCCGCCGCGGCGCTGGCCGAACGGCTGCTGGAGCAGTGTCCCGGGCTCACCGTCCTCGCCACCAGCCGGGAACCCCTCGGCGTACCGGGCGAGACCGTGCGCCCCGTCGACCCGCTGCCCGACCCGATGGCGCTGCGGCTGTTCGCCGAGCGCGGCGCCGCGGCCCGGCCCGGGTTCGACGTCGGCGACGACCCCGACGCGTGCGCCGAGATCTGCCGGCGTCTCGACGGCCTGCCGCTCGCCATCGAGCTGGCCGCCGCCCGCCTGCGCATGCTCGCCCCGCGCGGCATCGCCGGCCGGCTCGACGACCGGTTCCGGCTGCTGTCCAACGGCAGCCGCACCGTCCTGCCGCGCCAGCAGACCCTGCGCGCGGTCGTGGACTGGTCGTGGGACCTCCTGGACGCGCCCGAGCGGGCCGTCCTGCGACGGCTGTCGGTGTTCTCCGGCGGCTGCGACCTGGACGCCGCCGAGGCCGTCTGCGGCGGCCCGGACGCGCCCGAGGTGCTGGAGCTGCTCGCCTCCCTCGTCGACAAGTCGCTCGTCGTCGCCGAACCCGCCGCCGGCGGCGACATGCGCTACCGGCTCCTCGAAACCGTCGCCGAGTACGCCGCCGAACGCCTCGACGAGGCCGGCGACCGCGCCGCCGCCGAACACCGCCACCTCGTCCACTACCGCGAACTGGCCCGCACCACCGACCCCATGCTGCGCGGCCCGCGCCAGCCCGCCGCGCTCGCCCGCTTCGAGCGCGACTACGAGAACCTCCGCACCGCGCTGCGCCGCGCCGTCGCCGCCCGCGACGAGCACGAGGCGCTGTGCCTGGTGCTGTCCCTCGCCTGGTACTGGGTCATGCGCGACCTGCGCGCCGACGCCCTGCACTGGGCCGAGGCCGCCGCCGCGCTCGGCCCCGACCCCTTCGCCCCGCCCGTCGCCCCCGCGCCCCCGCTGGTGGACCGGTGCACCGACACCCCGCCGCCGATGAGCGACGAGCAGCTCCAGGAGGCGCGCCGCGGGGTGCGGCTGGTGCAGCTGGCCGGCATGGACCACCAGACGGCCCGGTGGACCACACCGGAGGGGCTGGACGCGGCACGCCGGATCAGGAGCGCCTACCACCCGGGCCTGCCGCAGACCTGCCGCGTGCCGGGGACGCTCTGGTGGTTCGCCGTCCTGCTCACCGGGAACGCCGACGAGCTGCGCCACCTGCTCGACGCGACCGTCGAGACGTGCCGTGCCTTCGGCATGCGGTGGGAGCTGGGCATGGCCCTCCAGATGCGGGCCAATGTGCTGGCCAACCGCGCCGACTGGGCGGGCGACGCGGGGAGTGACGCCGACGAGAGCCTGGAGATCTTCCGGGAGCTGGGGGACTCGTGGGGCACGGCGGAGGCGTTGTCGGCGCGCGGCGAGGCCCGCGAGCGGCGCGGGGAGTACGAGGGGGCCGCCGAGGACTTCCAGGCGGCCATGGAACACGCCGAACGGCTCGGGGCGCAGGCCCAGACGGCCCTGCTGCGCGTCCGCTACGCCGAGACGCTCAACGAGACGGGCCGGGGCACCGAGGGCGAGCGGATCCTGCGCGCCGTTCTCGCCGAGGGCCGGGCCGCCGGGCACGAGGCGGTGTCCGCCGCGCGGCTGTTCCTGGCGCTGCGGTTGGGCCGCACCGGCCGCGTCGGCGAGGCGCGGGCCCAACTGGACCTGCTCGCCGAGGAGTTCCACCCGGCGGCGCTGTCCCTCTTCCTCGGCTTCACCTTCGGCATCCGAGCCTGGCTCGACATCCTCGACGGTGACCACCGCCAAGCCGTGGACGGGGCCGTGCGGGCTCTCGCGCACGCCCGGGAGCCGCTGTCGACGATGATCGCGCCGCACATGCCCGCCATCCACCTGGTCACCGCCGCCCGCGCGCTGGCCGGCCTGGGCGGCCCGGCGGCGCACACGGCGGCGCTGCTGCTGGGCGCGCAGGACGCCGCGCTGCCGGACGCCTACCACCGCACCCCCCTGGAGCGGGAGAGCCTGGCGGCCGCCGGGGCGGCGGCCCGTGCCGTGCTGGGGGACGCCGCGTTCGACGCCGCGTACGCCGAGGGCGGCGGCCTCACGGTCGAGGAGGCCGCCGCCCTCCTGGATGCCCGGGCGTCGTCACACCGGTGA
- a CDS encoding ABC transporter permease: MSAVTTAPGEGRIDSMAAKATGEGRIGLRANARHISALVRRNALQIKQDPESMFDAVLMPIIFILLFVYVFGGAIAGKGRLEDYVNYVTPGLMAMMGINIAMAVGTGVNDDSKKGVMDRFRTMPIARSSVLIAKIVVEIGRMLVATTILLGMGFLLGLEIKTSVVDLLAAVGLSVVFGASLMWIFILLGLTMKTAQAVQGIAMLVLMPLQFGSSIFAPPTTMPDWLKTFTDYNPLSNLADAARNLVNGGPVAHSVWMTLGWAAAITVVTAPLAVARFRKRS; this comes from the coding sequence ATGAGCGCGGTGACGACGGCGCCCGGTGAGGGCCGCATCGACAGCATGGCGGCGAAGGCCACCGGCGAGGGCCGCATCGGCCTGCGGGCCAACGCCCGTCATATCAGCGCCCTGGTGCGCCGCAACGCCCTCCAGATCAAGCAGGACCCGGAGTCGATGTTCGACGCCGTCCTGATGCCCATCATCTTCATTCTGCTGTTCGTGTACGTCTTCGGCGGCGCCATCGCCGGCAAGGGCCGGCTGGAGGACTACGTCAACTACGTCACCCCGGGCCTGATGGCGATGATGGGCATCAACATCGCCATGGCCGTGGGGACCGGCGTCAACGACGACTCCAAGAAGGGGGTGATGGACCGCTTCCGGACGATGCCGATCGCCCGGTCGTCCGTGCTCATCGCCAAGATCGTCGTCGAGATCGGCCGGATGCTGGTCGCCACGACGATCCTCCTCGGCATGGGCTTCCTGCTCGGCCTGGAGATCAAGACCTCGGTCGTGGACCTGCTGGCGGCGGTCGGGCTGTCGGTGGTGTTCGGCGCCTCCCTGATGTGGATCTTCATCCTGCTGGGTCTCACCATGAAGACGGCACAGGCCGTCCAGGGGATCGCGATGCTGGTGCTGATGCCGCTGCAGTTCGGCTCCTCGATCTTCGCGCCGCCGACGACCATGCCGGACTGGCTGAAGACGTTCACCGACTACAACCCGCTGTCGAACCTCGCGGACGCCGCACGGAACCTGGTCAACGGCGGGCCGGTCGCCCACTCGGTGTGGATGACTCTGGGCTGGGCGGCGGCCATCACGGTCGTCACGGCACCGCTCGCGGTGGCACGGTTCCGCAAGCGGAGCTGA